In the bacterium SCSIO 12741 genome, TCGTTCGATTTTTGAGCCACCAACATTTCATACCAGAAAGGCGTGGCGTTTCGAATGTCCATTTCCACCACCGAATCCGGGCTGTTGAAGTAAACTCCTTGCACCCGGGTCAGTTCCTGCATGTATTCAAACCAGGTGTTGATCACGGTTCCGTAGGTAATGATGCCTTTGGGCTTGAACTCCGATCCCAAAATTGGGGCAATGATTCCGCCAATAGAATGACCGAAAATGAAAATGTTATCCGGGTCAATTTTGGGATTTGATTCCAAGTCCTTGTACCCGTTTCTAAAGGTTTCGATCTCTTCCTCAAAGTTGAGTTCCAGGCAGCTTTTTTTACTGTCGCTATCTCCCATGCCTGGTTTTTCGATGCGGTATACAGCAAAGCCGGCCTTTACCCATTGGTCCACCATTTTGCGCGTTGGGCTTTCCTGGGCAAAGGCCAGATCCACAGACTGACAGGGATACCCTTGAATAAAGAAAACCACAGGAGGTTTTTCTTTGCCCTTGGGTACATGTAACATCGTGCGTAAACGATTACCTTCATATTCGACTGATCCATAATGAACATCGGCTATTTCGGATTGCTCCTGGGGCCGGGCCACTGCCTTCCCCTTTACTGTTTTGAGTTTTCCGCCGCGGTAAAGTTTAACCACCAATTGATCTCCGGCCCGGTATTTTCCGACTTCAGAAAGTATATCCTGAATGGTATTGATGGGAGCTTCATTGAGTTCCGTAATGATGTCGCCCGCTTTTATTTTCATTCCTTCGGCCGTTGACCCGTCTACCACTGAGCGGATGTAAAGCCCTTTTCCTGGTGTGGTTTTATGGACAGCTGCAAGGGAGTCGTTGACCAATTCCAACATGACTCCCAATGATGTTTTTCGCCTCAAATCCGAGGTTTGACAAGAAAGTTGAAGGAATGCCGTGAGAACAAATAGAGTGAGGATAGTACGTTTCATGATTTTAGGATTTGCGTTGTG is a window encoding:
- a CDS encoding PDZ domain-containing protein, with translation MKRTILTLFVLTAFLQLSCQTSDLRRKTSLGVMLELVNDSLAAVHKTTPGKGLYIRSVVDGSTAEGMKIKAGDIITELNEAPINTIQDILSEVGKYRAGDQLVVKLYRGGKLKTVKGKAVARPQEQSEIADVHYGSVEYEGNRLRTMLHVPKGKEKPPVVFFIQGYPCQSVDLAFAQESPTRKMVDQWVKAGFAVYRIEKPGMGDSDSKKSCLELNFEEEIETFRNGYKDLESNPKIDPDNIFIFGHSIGGIIAPILGSEFKPKGIITYGTVINTWFEYMQELTRVQGVYFNSPDSVVEMDIRNATPFWYEMLVAQKSNEEILKNAEIRQMLEAEGSLKSFEQGQFIHRHYTYWSGIQNLNLTRYWSQVESQVLALYGEFDIQALHANHIYAIERTVNHSHPGKAKAEVIRGADHGFVRFESMEANVQTLNKGQYGIYSRQHYHEGVAQSTIQWMQSHLK